In a single window of the Renibacterium salmoninarum ATCC 33209 genome:
- a CDS encoding epoxide hydrolase family protein — METFTLRVPQAELDDLQLRLNRTRIPKVTEASGWPAGVDLNELRQLIDYWQADYDWRAIERRVNSLPQFTADIQGSTIHFVHLRSRNPQAKTLILLHGWPYSFLEMLPMAEQLNDFNVVVPSLPGYGFSEAPKGQSWVASVIGSMMLELMTQVLGYAEFFSYGEDVGAGASKWMAATHPEAVLGLFATHAPLPSKERQVDLSAEELRFQADLDARWHREEGYSAEQTTKPNTLAVGLNDSPAGLLSWILEKLHAWRGSAADFREDWTNQQIIDTVSLYWFSQSIGTSFRPYFEYSGAAGLGMINVPVGALVQYGERGFPRSYLARSCTDIRMFETMADGGHFTAKASPEQVADGFRKFVALALTK; from the coding sequence ATGGAAACCTTCACGCTGCGCGTCCCGCAAGCCGAACTTGATGATTTGCAGCTACGCCTCAACCGGACCCGAATTCCAAAGGTCACTGAGGCTTCAGGGTGGCCGGCCGGCGTCGACCTTAACGAGCTTCGGCAACTTATTGATTATTGGCAAGCGGACTACGATTGGCGTGCGATTGAAAGGCGAGTGAACTCCTTGCCGCAATTCACCGCGGACATTCAAGGCAGCACGATTCACTTCGTCCACCTGCGGTCGCGGAATCCGCAAGCTAAGACCTTGATTCTCTTACACGGCTGGCCGTATTCTTTTCTCGAGATGCTTCCGATGGCTGAACAACTCAACGACTTCAACGTGGTGGTGCCCTCGCTGCCAGGTTATGGCTTTTCCGAAGCGCCCAAGGGCCAGAGCTGGGTTGCCTCGGTTATCGGCTCGATGATGCTGGAGCTCATGACGCAGGTTCTTGGCTACGCAGAATTTTTCAGCTATGGCGAGGACGTCGGCGCAGGGGCAAGTAAGTGGATGGCGGCTACGCATCCGGAAGCCGTCCTTGGCCTATTCGCTACGCACGCTCCGCTTCCGAGCAAAGAGAGGCAAGTGGACCTGTCAGCAGAGGAACTGCGCTTTCAGGCTGATCTGGATGCGCGTTGGCACCGTGAAGAGGGATATTCTGCCGAACAAACCACCAAGCCGAACACCCTGGCCGTTGGGCTCAACGATTCGCCTGCCGGACTGCTGTCCTGGATCTTAGAGAAACTTCACGCTTGGCGCGGATCGGCTGCAGACTTTCGCGAAGATTGGACTAACCAGCAGATCATCGACACCGTCAGTCTCTATTGGTTCAGCCAAAGCATTGGCACCTCGTTCCGACCGTACTTCGAGTATTCGGGCGCCGCAGGGCTTGGCATGATCAATGTTCCGGTCGGTGCGCTGGTTCAATATGGCGAGCGTGGATTCCCACGCAGTTATCTTGCGCGTAGTTGTACGGATATTCGAATGTTCGAAACCATGGCCGACGGCGGTCATTTCACCGCCAAGGCGAGTCCCGAACAAGTAGCTGATGGATTCCGGAAGTTTGTTGCGCTTGCCCTGACGAAGTAG
- a CDS encoding AzlD domain-containing protein, protein MNSTAVFIAIAAFGVGGYLLRSGGVLLRSTMSFSPEAEALLERGTITLLAAVAISSALFSGQHFAGFALPLGFLAGGVSSWFKVPLALSVLLAAITTALLRLCGMP, encoded by the coding sequence ATGAACAGCACAGCCGTATTCATCGCCATTGCGGCCTTTGGCGTCGGAGGATATTTGTTACGAAGCGGCGGTGTGCTGCTCCGTTCCACCATGAGCTTCTCCCCTGAAGCCGAGGCCCTTTTGGAGCGTGGCACCATCACCTTGCTCGCCGCCGTCGCGATCAGCAGCGCACTGTTCTCTGGTCAGCATTTTGCGGGCTTCGCCTTGCCACTTGGCTTCCTGGCCGGTGGTGTGTCCAGCTGGTTCAAAGTGCCGTTGGCACTATCGGTATTGCTGGCGGCAATCACGACGGCGTTGCTGCGGCTCTGCGGGATGCCTTAG
- a CDS encoding AzlC family ABC transporter permease, which yields MTNTLAYFRVDHIRSIWRTLDRPTIRSILLICLSVGVVGISYGVTAKAAGFPLWQILALAILVLAASSEFLFVGIAAARGNLVAAVVAGLLVNIRNFAYGITAGEFLRPGWQKILGAHLVNDESVAVTKAHAGLQQKRAAFWLCGVGIMLCWPLGALTGALLGQVVQRPEVIGLDAIFPAALLALIAPSLRDGKTLLTAAAGTAVALAAIPFVPEGVAPLLALLAVVLVLPKRKKA from the coding sequence TTGACGAACACTCTTGCATACTTCAGAGTAGACCACATTCGTTCGATATGGAGAACACTTGATCGTCCAACAATACGGTCAATTCTGCTTATTTGTTTGTCTGTAGGGGTCGTCGGGATTTCTTATGGTGTGACCGCCAAGGCGGCTGGATTCCCGCTGTGGCAAATCCTGGCGCTCGCAATCCTAGTTTTAGCTGCATCCTCAGAGTTCCTGTTCGTCGGTATCGCGGCCGCAAGAGGGAACTTGGTAGCAGCTGTCGTTGCTGGCCTGCTGGTCAATATTCGGAACTTTGCCTACGGCATCACTGCCGGAGAGTTTTTGCGACCCGGTTGGCAAAAAATTCTCGGCGCACATCTGGTTAACGATGAATCGGTAGCTGTTACCAAAGCACACGCCGGACTGCAACAAAAACGAGCCGCATTCTGGCTTTGTGGAGTGGGTATCATGCTGTGCTGGCCGCTGGGCGCCCTCACCGGGGCCCTCCTTGGCCAGGTTGTGCAACGACCCGAAGTTATTGGCCTAGACGCCATTTTTCCGGCCGCACTGCTCGCCTTGATCGCGCCCAGCCTGCGCGATGGGAAGACGCTGCTGACCGCCGCCGCGGGCACCGCCGTCGCGCTCGCCGCGATCCCTTTTGTCCCCGAAGGCGTGGCCCCGCTCCTGGCGCTACTCGCCGTCGTACTGGTCTTACCGAAACGAAAGAAAGCATGA
- a CDS encoding helix-turn-helix domain-containing protein, translating to MSLNAPRELVAAGLIRERARAGLSLSETARRAGIAKSTLSQLESGVGNPSVETLWAICTALEISFSRLVDPPQVRSQVIRAGQGSRFSADGADYVATLLAVCPPRARRDIFLIAAEPGSAKASDLHPSGTIEHVVISSGSALVGPAAAPVKLQPGDYISYAGDELHVFEALEPGTSAVLISESV from the coding sequence TTGTCGCTTAATGCGCCCCGCGAGCTCGTGGCCGCAGGACTGATTCGGGAGCGGGCCAGAGCTGGCTTGAGCCTTTCCGAAACTGCACGTCGAGCTGGAATTGCAAAGTCCACCTTGTCTCAACTCGAGTCTGGTGTGGGTAACCCGAGCGTCGAAACTTTGTGGGCAATTTGTACAGCCCTAGAAATCTCCTTTTCCCGTCTTGTCGATCCTCCGCAAGTGCGCAGTCAAGTTATTCGTGCCGGGCAGGGATCAAGATTTTCCGCTGATGGCGCAGACTATGTGGCGACGCTATTGGCGGTTTGTCCGCCCCGCGCTCGTCGAGACATCTTTCTCATTGCAGCTGAACCAGGGAGCGCTAAGGCTTCTGACCTTCACCCCTCCGGCACCATTGAACATGTGGTGATCAGCTCCGGTTCTGCCCTGGTCGGGCCGGCTGCCGCGCCAGTGAAATTGCAACCAGGCGACTACATCTCCTACGCGGGGGATGAGCTGCACGTATTTGAGGCGCTTGAGCCAGGCACCTCCGCCGTCTTGATTTCGGAGTCTGTGTAG